A stretch of Trichomycterus rosablanca isolate fTriRos1 chromosome 8, fTriRos1.hap1, whole genome shotgun sequence DNA encodes these proteins:
- the cul4b gene encoding cullin-4B: MFPTGLASPNLSASSQEARAAVSDVNSDSTLASSRKRKILSSDREDTDSLSVSPRSPKAACNSSASCSSTSSGQQHIQKKLRFDVESAGLEVKMAEESPTASCSKSKSAYFSGHANGLTKSAGSATFANSKPGAAKKLVIKNFKEKPKLPENYTHETWQKLKEAVEAIQNSTSIKYNLEELYQAVENLCSHKISAKLYNQLRAVCEDHIKAQIEQFREDSLDSVLFLKKIDKCWQDHCRQMIMIRSIFLFLDRTYVLQNSMLPSIWDMGLELFRFYIISDLKVQSKTIDGILLLIERERSGEAIDRSLLRSLLSMLSDLQIYQDSFEQRFLEETNRLYAAEGQRLMQEREVPEYLHHVNKRLEEEADRVITYLDQSTQKPLIATVEKQLLGEHLTTTLQKGLNHLLDENRIQDLSLLYQLFSRVRGGVQALLQQWIEYIKSFGSTIVINPEKDKTMVQELLDFKDKVDSIIDICFMKNEKFVNAMKEAFETFINKRPNKPAELIAKYVDSKLRAGNKEATDEELEKMLDKIMIIFRFIYGKDVFEAFYKKDLAKRLLVGKSASVDAEKSMLSKLKHECGAAFTSKLEGMFKDMELSKDIMVQFKQYMQCQNIPGNIELTVNILTMGYWPTYVPMEVHLPPEMVKLQEIFKTFYLGKHSGRKLQWQSTLGHCVLKAEFKEGKKELQVSLFQTLVLLMFNEGEEFSLEEIKLATGIEDGELRRTLQSLACGKARVLSKTPKSKDIEDGDKFSCNNDFKHKLFRIKINQIQMKETVEEQASTTERVFQDRQYQIDAAIVRIMKMRKTLSHNLLVSEVYNQLKFPVKPADLKKRIESLIDRDYMERDKEISNQYNYVA; the protein is encoded by the exons ATGTTTCCAACAGGTTTAGCTTCCCCTAACCTCTCAGCATCAAGCCAAGAGGCCAGAGCTGCAGTTTCGGATGTGAACAGCGACAGTACTTTAGCTTCTTCTCGAAAGAGGAAGATCCTCAGCTCGGACAGGGAGGACACcgattctctgtctgtctctcccaGATCCCCTAAAGCCGCCTGTAACTCGTCCGCCTCCTGCTCCTCCACCTCCAGCGGCCAGCAGCACATCCAGAAGAAGCTCAGGTTTGACGTGGAGAGTGCAGGGCTGGAGGTGAAGATGGCAGAGGAGTCTCCAACAGCATCGTGCTCCAAAAGTAAAAGCGCGTATTTCTCCGGCCACGCTAACGGACTCACAAAATCCGCAGGATCAGCCACATTCGCCAACAGCAAACCAGGAGCTGCCAAGAAACTTGTCATCAAGAACTTTAAGG AAAAGCCGAAACTGCCTGAAAACTACACACATGAGACATGGCAGAAGTTAAAGGAAGCCGTGGAGGCCATACAAAATAGCACTTCTATAAAATACAACCTGGAGGAACTTTATCAG gctGTTGAGAATTTGTGTTCCCATAAGATATCTGCAAAGCTGTATAACCAACTGAGAGCTGTATGTGAAGACCACATCAAGGCCCAGATTGAACAGTTTCGGGA GGACTCCCTGGATAGTGTGCTCTTCTTGAAGAAAATAGACAAATGTTGGCAAGACCACTGCAGGCAAATG ATCATGATTAGgagtatatttttgtttttggacCGCACATATGTTTTACAAAATTCAATGCTGCCATCAATCtg GGACATGGGACTGGAATTATTTCGTTTCTACATCATCAGTGATTTGAAAGTACAGAGCAAAACAATTGACGGGATCCTGTTGCTCATAGAGAGGGAACGTAGCGGCGAGGCCATCGACCGTTCTCTTCTCAGAAGCCTTCTCAGCATGCTCTCTGACTTACAG ATTTATCAAGACTCCTTTGAGCAGCGCTTTCTGGAGGAGACAAATCGACTCTACGCTGCAGAGGGCCAGAGGCTGATGCAGGAAAGAGAG GTGCCTGAGTATCTTCATCATGTCAACAAACGTTTGGAAGAGGAAGCAGACCGAGTCATCACATACTTGGACCAGAGCACACA AAAACCTCTTATTGCAACAGTGGAAAAGCAACTACTTGGTGAACACTTGACTACAACACTTCAGAAAG GCTTAAATCACTTGCTGGATGAGAACCGTATCCAGGACTTGTCCTTGCTGTATCAGCTGTTCAGTCGTGTCCGAGGTGGAGTGCAGGCTCTCCTTCAGCAGTGGATTGAATATATAAAG TCATTTGGTAGCACAATAGTTATTAACCCTGAGAAAGACAAAACAATGGTCCAGGAGCTACTGGACTTCAAGGATAAGGTGGATTCCATCATTGATATATGCTTCATGAAGAATGAAAAATTTGTAAATGCTATGAAGGAAGCATTCGAGACGTTCATCAACAAGCGGCCGAACAAACCTGCCGAGCTTATAG cCAAATACGTGGATTCCAAACTGAGGGCAGGAAACAAGGAAGCCACTGATGAAGAGCTTGAAAAGATGCTGGACAAGATTATGATCATATTCAGGTTCATTTATG gCAAAGATGTCTTTGAGGCCTTTTATAAAAAAGACCTGGCGAAGAGGTTGCTGGTTGGAAAAAGTGCTTCTGTAGATGCTGAGAAGTCGATGCTGTCCaaactgaaacatg AATGTGGAGCAGCATTCACTAGTAAATTGGAAGGAATGTTTAAGGACATGGAGCTCTCTAAAGACATCATGGTGCAATTCAAACAG TACATGCAATGCCAAAACATCCCAGGTAACATTGAGCTGACCGTGAACATTCTCACTATGGGTTATTGGCCTACGTATGTTCCCATGGAAGTCCACCTGCCTCCAGAG ATGGTGAAACTACAGGAAATCTTCAAGACATTTTATCTTGGGAAGCACAGTGGAAGGAAATTACAGTGGCAGTCAACGTTAGGACATTGTGTATTAAAAGCAGAATTTAAAGAG GGAAAGAAAGAGCTTCAGGTGTCACTGTTTCAGACATTAGTTCTGCTAATGTTCAATGAAGGGGAAGAATTTTCTTTGGAGGAGATCAAACTAGCTACTGGAATAG AGGACGGTGAGCTCAGACGTACCCTGCAGTCTCTGGCCTGTGGGAAAGCACGAGTCCTCTCCAAGACCCCCAAAAGCAAAGAcatagaagacggagacaagtTCTCCTGCAATAACGATTTCAAGCACAAACTCTTTCGAATTAAAATCAACCAGATCCAGATGAAAGAAACG GTGGAGGAGCAAGCTAGCACTACAGAGAGAGTCTTCCAGGACCGACAGTACCAGATCGATGCTGCCATTGTCCGCATTATGAAAATGAGGAAGACTTTGAGTCATAACCTTCTGGTGTCTGAGGTTTACAACCAACTCAAATTTCCAGTCAAG CCTGCTGATTTAAAGAAGAGAATAGAGTCACTCATTGATAGAGACTACATGGAAAGAGACAAGGAAATCTCCAATCAGTACAACTATGTGGCTTAA
- the mcts1 gene encoding malignant T-cell-amplified sequence 1, producing MFKKFDEKENVSNCIQLKTSVIKGIKNQLVDQFPDIDPWLNQIMPKKDPVKIVRCHEHIEILTVNGELLFFRQREGPFFPTLRLLHKYPFILPHQQVDKGAIKFVLSGANIMCPGLTSPGAKLYPADVDTVVAIMAEGKQHALSVGVMKMTAENIEKVNKGIGIENVHYLNDGLWHMKTYK from the exons ATGTTTAAAAA ATTCGATGAAAAAGAGAATGTCTCAAACTGCATTCAGCTGAAGACGTCAGTAATCAAAGGCATTAAGAATCAGCTCGTCGATCAGTTCCCTGACATCGACCCATGGCTCAATCAGATCATGCCCAAAAAGGATCCTGTCAAAATCGTGAGATG TCATGAGCACATTGAAATTCTGACAGTAAATGGAGAGCTGCTTTTCTTCAGACAGAGAGAAGGACCTTTCTTCCCGACCCTCCGCCTCCTGCACAAAT ATCCGTTCATTCTTCCACATCAACAAGTCGATAAAGGAGCCATCAAATTTGTTCTAAGTGGAGCAAATATCATGTGCCCAGGATTGACATCACCAGGAGCTAAACTGTACCCCGCTGATGTGGACACAGTAGTC GCTATAATGGCGGAGGGTAAACAGCATGCACTGTCTGTGGGAGTCATGAAGATGACTGCTGAAAATAT AGAGAAGGTTAACAAGGGGATTGGCATCGAAAACGTTCACTATCTGAATGATGGACTGTGGCACATGAAGACGTACAAGTAG
- the c1galt1c1 gene encoding C1GALT1-specific chaperone 1: MVSEGSSFFKGMILGGAFCLLLALIGTLSPVLFQTEHHDHHHLQPLSKDELQKLNKAEMSVLTNEVRVYCVIMVTPKALLHWAATNETWSKHCDKAVFYSSESAKVLESVDQQETDEWVRLHKAIQHAFENAEGLRWFFIARPTTFAIIENLKYLVLDKTSSQPFYIGNVVKSGELEYVEYDSGIVLSHEAVSRLMEVFKDENKCPEQGYSLWKLSEEKQLATCLKYSGVFAENGEDAQGKGLFNKKSVSTLISDSISQNPNDVVEACCSDMAITYGGMTPSQMQVMMYGVYRLRAYGHNFQDSLEFLPPKNSDND; this comes from the coding sequence ATGGTGTCGGAAGGCAGCTCATTCTTCAAGGGCATGATCCTGGGAGGTGCCTTCTGCCTGTTACTGGCTCTTATTGGAACCTTGAGTCCGGTTTTATTTCAGACAGAACATCATGACCACCACCATCTCCAACCCCTCAGCAAAGATGAGCTACAAAAGTTAAACAAAGCTGAAATGTCCGTGCTCACCAATGAGGTGCGGGTGTATTGCGTCATCATGGTCACACCCAAAGCCCTGCTGCATTGGGCTGCCACCAACGAAACATGGAGCAAACACTGTGACAAGGCGGTCTTTTATAGTTCCGAATCTGCTAAAGTATTGGAGTCTGTCGACCAGCAGGAGACGGATGAGTGGGTCAGGCTGCATAAAGCCATCCAGCACGCCTTCGAGAACGCAGAGGGCCTCCGCTGGTTCTTTATCGCTCGGCCTACGACTTTCGCCATCATTGAGAACCTCAAATATCTGGTCCTGGATAAAACATCCAGTCAACCGTTCTACATCGGGAACGTGGTGAAATCTGGTGAACTGGAGTATGTGGAGTATGACAGTGGCATCGTGCTCAGCCATGAGGCTGTTAGTAGACTCATGGAAGTGTTCAAAGATGAAAACAAGTGTCCTGAGCAAGGCTACTCCCTGTGGAAGCTGAGTGAAGAGAAGCAGCTCGCGACTTGCCTAAAGTACAGCGGTGTGTTCGCCGAGAATGGAGAGGACGCTCAAGGCAAGGGgctttttaataaaaagagtGTGAGCACGCTCATTTCGGACAGCATTTCACAGAACCCTAATGATGTTGTAGAAGCATGTTGTTCTGACATGGCTATCACGTACGGTGGCATGACACCCAGTCAGATGCAGGTCATGATGTATGGAGTTTATAGACTGAGGGCGTACGGACACAACTTTCAAGACTCGTTGGAGTTTTTACCTCCGAAAAACTCGGACAATGACTAA